In the Maribacter sp. MJ134 genome, one interval contains:
- a CDS encoding DUF4407 domain-containing protein, translated as MLQHFFILCSGADSEILKTCSKGEQNKYAGIGATVFFTAVMAFIASSYALYTVFDSVYAAIFFGFIWGLLIFNLDRFIVSTIKKRANFSQELLQATPRIILALIIAVVISKPLEMKIFEKEINQVLLEQKNELTLTNKEQLALQYAPSVANLNQDINALKAEIALKEAETNALYDTYISEAEGTAGTKLLGKGPVYAEKREKHDAALAELQSLKSTNAEKISGIEADITALNKEYADVVKNSQPIIDGFDGLMARITALGELPWFPSFFIFLLFLAIETSPIIAKLLAPKGEYDIKLEEEESILASWVAQKVAQRKLIVSTDSDINQKIYEDLKGEEELYGYKKKKAEELLRLQADTFHEVQVKNL; from the coding sequence ATGTTACAGCACTTTTTCATCCTTTGCTCCGGGGCGGATTCCGAAATTTTAAAAACCTGTTCCAAAGGGGAACAGAACAAATATGCAGGCATCGGCGCCACGGTATTTTTTACCGCTGTGATGGCATTTATTGCAAGTAGCTATGCCTTATATACTGTTTTTGACAGCGTTTATGCAGCGATATTCTTTGGCTTTATATGGGGTCTTCTTATTTTTAATCTAGACCGGTTCATAGTTTCTACCATCAAAAAAAGGGCTAATTTTTCACAAGAGTTATTACAAGCTACACCGAGAATTATACTAGCACTTATCATTGCAGTGGTCATTTCCAAACCCTTGGAAATGAAAATTTTTGAGAAAGAAATCAACCAGGTCCTACTAGAACAGAAGAACGAACTTACCCTTACCAACAAGGAACAACTAGCGCTGCAGTACGCACCATCCGTTGCTAATTTAAATCAAGATATTAACGCTTTAAAAGCGGAAATAGCCCTAAAAGAGGCAGAAACCAACGCACTTTATGACACGTATATTTCCGAAGCGGAAGGTACTGCCGGCACCAAACTTTTAGGTAAAGGTCCTGTATATGCTGAAAAGCGAGAAAAACATGACGCTGCTCTTGCGGAGCTTCAATCACTAAAATCTACTAACGCTGAAAAAATTTCGGGTATAGAAGCGGACATTACAGCCTTAAATAAGGAATATGCCGATGTGGTGAAAAATTCCCAGCCCATCATTGATGGTTTTGATGGTTTAATGGCACGCATCACCGCTTTGGGAGAATTACCATGGTTTCCATCCTTCTTTATTTTTCTATTGTTCCTAGCCATCGAAACCTCTCCCATTATCGCAAAACTTTTAGCGCCAAAAGGTGAGTATGATATAAAGCTGGAAGAAGAAGAAAGTATCCTAGCTTCATGGGTGGCCCAAAAAGTGGCCCAACGTAAACTAATTGTATCTACGGATAGTGATATCAACCAAAAAATCTATGAAGACCTTAAAGGTGAAGAAGAACTTTATGGGTACAAGAAGAAAAAAGCCGAAGAATTACTTCGTTTACAAGCCGATACATTCCATGAGGTACAGGTTAAAAATCTTTAA
- a CDS encoding M56 family metallopeptidase, with amino-acid sequence MLIYLLKSGACMAVFLLFYKLFLEQENMHVFKRFFLLTAIVASFLIPGIVFTSYVETVSENIENIANVPYVAVVSNEPKDLDMINWSLIMTTIYLIGIIFFSFRFFRNLFQILRRIKRNPNFKAASSVRVLLKEVLPPHTFLSYIFLNKKKYEENAIPKEVLLHEETHAKQRHSLDVLFVEFLQVILWFNPLVYLYKKAIKLNHEFLADNAVLQQEIHTKNYQNTLLSYLSKESLEKYQSTGIANAINYSSIKKRFTVMKKRTSKKAAVLRGLLVFPLLALLLYSFTETKIIEIQSKKAVPNSGYSPYQKVKGEIYQKATAKDFAKWIDAKEYALWLDDKNINNTALKNLDPNQIVHFVSSFVYENARSTKYPQPFQVHLYTKNGLEKIVYQNENLIEININNKGQLLVQEELVPLGNLPEFLSKINQHLSFNQRKKVLHFIIKVDFKTPKDVIKQVNQIVTDYGSAIIEIIGPENSSQPSKQRNITRAEIKEYNALAKKYNEMDSDRMRILKSDVERLEFIYSLMSDKQKADAEPFPDFPEPPPAPQASNSINSPIAPKSPRVLKGRVSNVPPPPNVNHPKTITGRVSKVPAPPQPMDPLDHVVNMAKKGAIFFYEGKEISSDKAIKLIKNNKNFNISTTKSNSKKPKVKISKEPISIKSSSSGINLETGNIKVNGKELFYSTKNGITSYFNEFGQQVDKKGEKLTSLNKQNPTFYFNGNKISSEKAHRLLQNNKSIQVTTETYSDEEYAIVLSDLSKSSDNTNYNHNPNPNSAIDLTEMIAKEALFFYNNEPISAEKALWLTQNEHIDRVNNVGSRTGKPKVYLWKKV; translated from the coding sequence AGAGCAAGAGAACATGCATGTTTTTAAGAGATTCTTCTTATTAACGGCAATTGTAGCCTCCTTTTTAATACCAGGCATCGTATTTACCTCCTATGTGGAAACCGTTTCGGAAAACATCGAAAACATTGCTAATGTGCCTTATGTAGCCGTGGTTTCCAATGAACCCAAAGATTTAGATATGATCAACTGGAGTTTGATAATGACCACTATATATTTAATAGGAATCATTTTTTTTAGTTTCCGGTTCTTTAGAAACCTCTTTCAAATTTTAAGACGCATTAAAAGAAACCCAAACTTTAAGGCAGCTTCAAGTGTTAGAGTTCTTCTAAAAGAAGTACTACCACCGCATACGTTCCTTAGTTATATTTTTTTGAATAAGAAAAAGTATGAAGAGAATGCTATCCCCAAAGAAGTATTGCTACATGAAGAAACACATGCCAAGCAACGCCATAGCCTAGATGTCCTTTTCGTAGAATTTCTACAAGTAATACTATGGTTTAATCCCCTAGTCTATCTCTATAAAAAAGCGATAAAACTAAATCATGAATTTTTGGCAGATAATGCCGTACTACAACAAGAAATACACACTAAAAATTACCAGAATACATTACTGTCCTATTTATCAAAGGAAAGTCTGGAAAAATATCAGTCGACCGGCATTGCAAACGCCATTAATTATTCATCAATCAAAAAACGATTTACCGTCATGAAAAAAAGAACATCAAAAAAAGCAGCAGTTTTACGTGGACTATTGGTATTTCCACTTTTAGCCTTACTTCTTTACAGTTTTACTGAAACTAAAATTATTGAAATACAATCAAAAAAAGCAGTCCCAAATAGCGGGTATTCCCCTTACCAGAAAGTCAAAGGAGAAATTTATCAAAAAGCCACAGCTAAGGATTTCGCCAAATGGATAGATGCCAAGGAATATGCACTTTGGCTTGACGATAAAAATATCAATAATACGGCTCTAAAAAACTTAGACCCTAATCAGATAGTCCATTTCGTGAGTAGTTTTGTTTATGAGAATGCGAGAAGTACTAAATATCCGCAACCCTTTCAGGTTCATTTATATACCAAAAATGGTTTAGAAAAAATAGTTTATCAAAACGAAAACTTAATAGAAATTAATATCAATAATAAAGGGCAATTACTGGTTCAAGAAGAATTGGTTCCTTTGGGTAATCTGCCTGAGTTTCTCTCTAAAATTAATCAACACTTATCGTTTAATCAACGAAAAAAGGTCTTACACTTTATTATCAAAGTGGACTTCAAGACCCCAAAAGATGTAATAAAGCAGGTAAACCAAATAGTTACCGATTACGGTTCTGCTATCATTGAAATTATTGGCCCAGAGAATTCATCCCAACCTTCTAAACAAAGAAACATAACCAGAGCGGAAATAAAGGAGTACAACGCCTTAGCCAAAAAGTATAATGAAATGGATAGCGACCGTATGCGTATTCTAAAAAGTGATGTAGAACGTTTGGAATTCATCTATAGTCTAATGTCGGACAAGCAAAAAGCCGACGCTGAACCCTTTCCAGATTTTCCGGAACCACCACCGGCACCACAAGCATCGAATTCAATAAATTCTCCAATTGCGCCAAAAAGCCCTAGGGTACTAAAGGGCAGGGTAAGCAACGTGCCGCCGCCACCAAATGTGAATCATCCCAAAACCATAACAGGGAGAGTAAGTAAGGTACCTGCGCCACCACAACCGATGGACCCATTAGACCATGTGGTTAATATGGCTAAAAAGGGAGCAATATTTTTTTATGAAGGAAAGGAAATTTCATCGGACAAAGCCATTAAGCTAATAAAGAACAATAAAAACTTCAATATATCTACAACAAAAAGTAATTCTAAAAAGCCTAAGGTAAAAATTTCAAAAGAGCCAATCTCTATTAAAAGTAGTTCTTCGGGTATAAATCTAGAAACCGGAAATATTAAAGTAAACGGCAAAGAATTATTTTATAGTACTAAAAATGGAATAACGAGTTATTTTAATGAATTTGGGCAACAAGTAGATAAAAAGGGAGAAAAACTAACCAGTTTAAATAAACAAAACCCTACATTTTATTTCAATGGAAATAAAATATCCTCGGAAAAAGCACATAGATTATTACAAAATAATAAATCAATACAAGTTACCACTGAAACGTATTCCGACGAAGAATATGCTATTGTTTTGTCTGACTTAAGTAAATCGTCCGATAACACAAATTACAATCACAACCCTAATCCGAATTCGGCCATAGACTTAACAGAGATGATAGCAAAAGAGGCTCTATTCTTCTATAACAACGAACCCATATCCGCTGAAAAAGCATTATGGCTAACTCAAAACGAGCACATTGACCGTGTAAACAACGTAGGGTCCAGAACAGGAAAACCTAAGGTTTACCTTTGGAAAAAAGTTTAA